A genomic segment from Malus domestica chromosome 05, GDT2T_hap1 encodes:
- the LOC103435265 gene encoding protein PHLOEM PROTEIN 2-LIKE A1-like, whose protein sequence is MGTGWSQDGASQSQSQPPSEQPTNNKVAAEKETEAKPTVSKATVIERTAADHQAKPSANNNQEAAAAKEVKEIEKRTAAQQVRQQQQQFPHNYEALVKDADTPINKSSIENLLQQLQAGVLLNQKKKKYWVDKKSNNCFMVYARDLSITWAEDNRYWHWYSLQETSDVFIDAAELLNVCWLEVHGKFETANLSPGTLYEVVFVVKLNAADYGWEDPINFRLTLPDGTRQCRKVNLMQTPRGQWVEIPVGEFRASPEKSGDMEFSMYEYDGGKWKKGLVIKGVVLRPKN, encoded by the exons ATGGGGACTGGGTGGTCACAAGATGGGGCCTCACAGTCACAGTCGCAGCCGCCTAGTGAGCAACCGACTAATAATAAAGTAGCGGCAGAGAAAGAAACAGAAGCAAAGCCGACTGTCTCTAAAGCCACGGTGATAGAGAGAACAGCTGCTGATCATCAGGCCAAGCCCTCGGCGAATAACAACCAGGAAGCCGCAGCAGCGAAAGAAGTCAAGGAAATAGAGAAAAGGACAGCAGCACAGCAAGTtaggcagcagcagcagcagttcCCACATAACTACGAAGCCCTTGTGAAAGATGCTGACACACCTATCAACAAGTCCTCAATTGAAAACCTCTTGCAGCAGCTCCAAGCAGGAGTTCTcttaaaccaaaagaaaaag AAGTATTGGGTTGATAAGAAGTCCAACAACTGTTTTATGGTGTATGCAAGAGATCTCTCTATCACTTGGGCTGAAGACAATCGTTACTGGCACTGGTACTCCCTGCAAGAAACCAG TGACGTCTTCATTGATGCTGCTGAACTGTTGAATGTATGTTGGCTAGAAGTGCACGGGAAGTTTGAAACCGCAAACCTGTCACCCGGAACTCTTTATGAAGTTGTATTTGTGGTCAAGCTGAACGCTGCAGATTATGGATGGGAAGATCCGATCAATTTCAGGCTCACTCTCCCTGATGGTACCAGGCAGTGCCGTAAAGTTAATCTGATGCAAACCCCAAGAGGACAATGGGTCGAGATCCCAGTTGGCGAGTTTAGAGCATCGCCTGAGAAATCTGGCGACATGGAGTTTTCGATGTATGAATATGATGGCGGGAAATGGAAGAAAGGGCTTGTTATCAAGGGTGTCGTCCTTCGTCCTAAAAACTAA
- the LOC103435267 gene encoding uncharacterized protein C12B10.15c-like isoform X2 has translation MEQGTQGSIVLRRHGKGESQEEEERAVDLSGQVHLLPCSIKFNGPSNVSQYFKPKPTGIESEGLRTQEACFRGRKLQGASISVPDGYSGKKSLGKRNLSDNSDGSSNCWEMNAKYKSITYWNHDSLPSQDDGFLRCFHWLSVAKSMHKPTTAEDLVSASAALEKMN, from the exons ATGGAGCAGGGCACCCAAGGCAGCATAGTTCTGAGAAGACATGGAAAGGGAGAGTcacaggaagaagaagaaagagcgGTGGACTTGAGTGGTCAGGTGCACCTCCTCCCCTGCTCCATCAAATTCAATGGCCCTTCCAATGTCTCCCAATACTTCAAACCCAAACCAACTG GAATCGAATCGGAGGGTTTAAGGACGCAGGAAGCTTGTTTCAGAGGAAGGAAGTTGCAAGGAGCTTCGATTTCGGTTCCAGATGGGTATTCTG GGAAGAAGAGTCTTGGCAAGAGAAATCTTTCCGATAATTCTGATGGGAGCTCAAACTGTTGGGAGATGAATGCGAAATATAAAAGCATCACATATTGGAATCACGACAGCCTTCCTTCACAGGATGATGGATTCTTGCGTTGTTTTCACTGGCTTTCTGTAGCAAAATCT ATGCACAAACCCACAACAGCCGAAGATTTGGTTTCTGCATCAGCTGCTTTGGAAAAGATGAACTGA
- the LOC103408993 gene encoding probable RNA 3'-terminal phosphate cyclase-like protein translates to MGKASYKKLTGSQNLRQRLVLAALASTPVLIEDIRAEETWPGLRPHEVSFLRLLEKVSDDCVVEINETGTKLKFKPVIVMGGRNLVHDCGLSRAVGYFLEPLFVLGLFAKKPLTITLKERLDLKIQSRGSAPQGGGEVFLSIPIVQSLTAVNWTDEGMVKRIRGVTFSTTVSTKFENTMVYAARGIFNLLLPDVHVFTDHKSGPQAGHSPGYGISLVAETTSGCCISADTAISYSRGEDIAELEDEGKKELMPPEDVGVQIANILLGEIEQGGVVDSTHQGLLFLLCALFPQDVSKVRVGKQALPSWNRNTQRHQRLSRS, encoded by the exons ATGGGGAAAGCAAGCTACAAGAAGTTAACCGGAAGCCAAAACCTAAGGCAACGGCTCGTACTGGCGGCGCTTGCGTCCACACCGGTTCTTATCGAGGACATTCGCGCAGAGGAGACATGGCCCGGCCTCCGCCCTCACGAGGTCTCCTTCCTCCGCCTGCTCGAGAAGGTCTCCGATGACTGCGTCGTCGAAATCAACGAGACTG GTACAAAATTGAAGTTCAAGCCGGTGATAGTGATGGGTGGGAGGAATTTGGTGCACGATTGCGGGCTCAGTCGGGCGGTTGGGTATTTCTTGGAGCCATTGTTTGTGCTTGGTCTGTTTGCTAAAAAGCCGCTTACCATTACGCTTAAAG AAAGGCTAGACCTCAAAATACAGAGTCGTGGATCTGCTCCTCAAGGTGGCGGCGAAGTGTTCTTGTCAATTCCAATTGTTCAAAGTCTAACT GCAGTCAACTGGACTGATGAGGGGATGGTTAAGAGGATTAGAGGGGTTACATTCTCAACAACAGTGTCCACTAAGTTTGAAAATACCATGGTGTATGCCGCTCGTGGAATCTTTAATCTCTTACTCCCAGATGTTCACGTATTTACTGACCATAAAAGTGGCCCGCAAGCTGGGCA TTCACCTGGTTATGGAATTTCACTGGTTGCGGAAACAACTTCCGGTTGCTGTATCTCTGCTGATACAGCAATTTCTTATTCTCGAGGGGAAGATATAGCTGAGCTTGAGGATGAGGGGAAGAAAGAGCTTATGCCTCCAGAGGATGTTGGTGTGCAAATTGCTAATATTCTGCTTGGGGAGATTGAGCAGGGTGGAGTGGTAGATTCAACACATCAG GGCTTGTTGTTTCTTCTCTGTGCACTATTTCCACAAGACGTTTCAAAGGTTCGTGTTGGAAAGCAAGCTCTCCCCTCATGGAATAGAAACACTCAGAGACATCAAAGACTTTCTCGGAGTTAA
- the LOC139196248 gene encoding uncharacterized protein: protein MSGINRRFIPQWFDEFDWLEYSVSKDAAFCLYCYLFKTNFEQVGSEAFTGDGFKNWKKGRERFKMHVGPIGSVHNKAREAATNLMNQATHIETAVSKHSDQARKAYRTCLIASIKCTKFLLRQGLPFRGHDESATSSNRENYLELLQFLADNNDKVREVVMENAPGNLKLLAPSIQKEIVNSCALETLDAIMDGLKDRFFSILVDEARDVSVKEQMAMVLRYVDDNGHVIERFVGIQHVTDTTSSSLKDAIDTLFSRNGLSISKLRGQGYDGASNMRGELNGLKTKILREQPCAYYVHCFAHQLQLALVVVAKKNIDIASFFATANSVVNHVGASCKRRDSLRGQLQEELVIAFENDCLITGRCLNQETSLKRAGDTRWNLTLWYLD, encoded by the coding sequence ATGTCGGGAATTAATCGACGCTTCATTCCCCAATggtttgatgagtttgattggttggagtatagtGTATCTAAAGATGCGGCATTTTGTCTCTATTGCTATctctttaaaaccaattttgaaCAAGTGGGTAGTGAAGCTTTCACTGGAGATGGATTTAAGAAttggaagaaagggagagaaagatttaaGATGCATGTTGGACCGATTGGGAGTGTTCATAATAAGGCTAGAGAAGCTgctacaaatttgatgaatcaaGCTACACATATTGAAACGGCAGTGAGCAAACACTCTGACCAAGCTCGTAAGGCTTATCGCACATGCTTGATTGCTTCAATCAAGTGCACTAAGTTTTTATTGCGACAAGGTCTTCCTTTTCGTGGCCATGATGAAAGTGCCACTTCAAGCAATAGGGAAAATTACTTGGAGTTATTGCAATTCCTTGCagataataatgataaagttagagaagttgtgatggaaaatgctccggggaatctcaaattactagctccttccattcaaaaagaaattgtgaattcatGTGCCCTTGAAACACTTGATGCTATCATGGATGGTCTAAAAGATAGATTCTTTTCAATATTGGTGGATGAAGCACGTGATGTGTCTGTGAAAGAGCAAATGGCTATGGTGTTGCGTTATGTGGATGACAACGGGCATGTAATTGAAAGATTTGTGGGTATCCAACATGTTACCGACACTACTTCAAGTTCACTAAAGGATGCTATTGACACATTGTTTTCTCGCAACGGTTTGAGCATTTCCAAGCTACGAGGACAAGGTTATGATGGTGCTAGCAATATGAGAGGTGAGTTGAAtggccttaaaacaaagatattgagagaacaaccttgtgcatattatgttcattgctttgctCATCAACTTCAACTAGCTCTTGTTGTCGTAGCAAAGAAGAATATAGACATTGCCTCTTTTTTTGCAACGGCTAATAGTGTGGTTAATCATGTTGGAGCATCTTGTAAGCGGCGTGATTCACTTAGAGGGCAACTTCAAGAAGAGCTTGTGATAGCTTTTGAAAATGATTGTCTTATAACGGGGCGATgcttaaatcaagaaacaagtcTCAAACGTGCCGGTGACACACGATGGAACCTCACACTATGGTACCTTGATTAG
- the LOC103435267 gene encoding uncharacterized protein isoform X1, with protein sequence MEQGTQGSIVLRRHGKGESQEEEERAVDLSGQVHLLPCSIKFNGPSNVSQYFKPKPTGIESEGLRTQEACFRGRKLQGASISVPDGYSGFVLGKKSLGKRNLSDNSDGSSNCWEMNAKYKSITYWNHDSLPSQDDGFLRCFHWLSVAKSMHKPTTAEDLVSASAALEKMN encoded by the exons ATGGAGCAGGGCACCCAAGGCAGCATAGTTCTGAGAAGACATGGAAAGGGAGAGTcacaggaagaagaagaaagagcgGTGGACTTGAGTGGTCAGGTGCACCTCCTCCCCTGCTCCATCAAATTCAATGGCCCTTCCAATGTCTCCCAATACTTCAAACCCAAACCAACTG GAATCGAATCGGAGGGTTTAAGGACGCAGGAAGCTTGTTTCAGAGGAAGGAAGTTGCAAGGAGCTTCGATTTCGGTTCCAGATGGGTATTCTG GATTTGTTCTAGGGAAGAAGAGTCTTGGCAAGAGAAATCTTTCCGATAATTCTGATGGGAGCTCAAACTGTTGGGAGATGAATGCGAAATATAAAAGCATCACATATTGGAATCACGACAGCCTTCCTTCACAGGATGATGGATTCTTGCGTTGTTTTCACTGGCTTTCTGTAGCAAAATCT ATGCACAAACCCACAACAGCCGAAGATTTGGTTTCTGCATCAGCTGCTTTGGAAAAGATGAACTGA
- the LOC103435266 gene encoding protein PHLOEM PROTEIN 2-LIKE A9-like (The RefSeq protein has 3 substitutions, 1 non-frameshifting indel compared to this genomic sequence) — MSMTTKPHFQAEQDDEVKQEGNKYIFRPRGLNIVWGNDERYWKLPKKQSKDEPTEPAELIQVSWLEVTGSYSLSTAKKYEISFDVELAPDAFGWRDIQAFLMAKVGKKGKYTWTKVKVAAQDPKVGKFKIPDDNGPPMKIEVPSNAPDSTVYFGLYEVWSGKWKGGLKIHQASVKEV; from the exons ATGTCTATGACGACTAAACCTCATTTCCAAGCAGAGCAAGATGAAGTAAAACAGGAG GGAAATAAGTACATCTTCAGACCACGGGGACTTAACATTGTATGGGGCAATGATGAACGCTACTGGAAGTTacctaagaa GCAATCTAAGGATGAACCTACTGAACCTGCGGAGCTGATACAGGTTTCTTGGTTGGAAATAACCGGATCATATAGTTTATCAACTGCAAAAAAATACGAAATTAGTTTCGACGTAGAACTGGCACCTGATGCATTTGGTTGGAGAGACATACAAGCTTTCTTGATGGCCAAGGTAGGGAAAAAGGGTAAGTACACTTGGACCAAAGTTAAAGTAGCAGCGCAGGATACAAAAGTCGGTAAATTCAAAATTCCTGATGACAACGGCCCGCCAATGAGAATTGAAGTTCCGTCCAATGCTCCGGATAGCACGGTTTATTTTGGTCTGTATGAAGTCTGGAGTGGAAAATGGAAGGGGGGCTTGAAAATTCATCAAGCATCTGTGAAAGAAGTATAA